A window of the Schlesneria paludicola DSM 18645 genome harbors these coding sequences:
- a CDS encoding DUF421 domain-containing protein, which yields MWQPSLPWWEFVVRGMIVYGALLVMLRISGKRQIGQLAPFDLVLLLVLSNAVQNSMNGGDNSITGGMILAFTLIALNSTVSWLTFRSRRIEALVEGRPVILVHDGCIDHAAMHQVKMTTHELDSALRTAGCAGPADVRFAVLENTGRISVIPFQK from the coding sequence ATGTGGCAACCCAGCTTGCCGTGGTGGGAATTCGTGGTGCGGGGCATGATTGTGTATGGCGCATTGCTCGTCATGTTGCGAATCAGCGGAAAACGCCAGATCGGCCAGCTGGCCCCCTTCGATCTGGTGCTGTTGCTCGTCCTCAGCAACGCCGTCCAGAACTCGATGAACGGCGGCGACAATAGTATCACCGGTGGCATGATTCTGGCGTTCACGCTGATTGCCCTGAACTCCACCGTAAGCTGGCTGACCTTCCGCAGCCGCCGCATCGAAGCGTTAGTCGAAGGTCGCCCCGTCATTCTGGTCCACGACGGCTGCATCGATCACGCCGCGATGCACCAGGTCAAGATGACAACGCACGAACTGGATTCCGCCCTGCGCACTGCCGGTTGCGCAGGGCCCGCCGATGTCCGATTCGCCGTGCTAGAAAACACCGGCCGCATCTCCGTCATCCCCTTCCAGAAGTAG
- a CDS encoding RNA polymerase sigma factor, producing the protein MNCTDQPAVAEVPIKDSLVTDGELLKRFAEHRDQQAFADLVGQHGPMVFGVCRRILRNHHDAEDAFQATFVVLARKASSIARPALLANWLYVVAHHVSTKAHAVVARRSVQVKPISDLPEPATVESESWIELAPVLDQELRRLAEKYRTPLILCDLEGLTRKEAARQLGWAEGTVSTRLMKARAVLEQRLTRQGYALPAGTLAVLLSQQSASAAVPSSLAASTIAAASAISAGQAVPTGVISAKATELSRQMLTTLLLGKIKVALGIMVVVTAAATGVSKVVWMKAPVVAVAADGIPANIRAALEQNANAINPIGIRYTTEIRSRLSQRETLEKLQIAADRVSPILFAKRPYRTIVEGQKFYSSGTEESLPPRSNRLIVASEEGSFDGAVLYGGRKYKRLGDSMGGDLRMYGWERQKKSHLSIPTHLRGPYFTGTPTYSGLSFSRKAGQQSELTAESDILRLLRMKGKVQSVENVSLDGRSLVKIELIVENQTRDEAEWIDLRQLEGDDSEELATPDERRRTAEILRWQRKLPATKRVVYFLDPALNYAVRRREDWYDPHTLLIRCDCSEFEKLSDHPVWLPHRCVSEIHELQTRLFYQWDHSRLLAPKRTYQFDDSFLTEIVEVTELTTTPFPAEQFVLKYTEPGIYIEDHTLPAGDNRQFGGIGYRTGQTPAETALNLARATEQQTNGKRAQRTRDESSQAAGGRGWTTWHWFVVANISVLFLVTVIAGVRRFVLRKD; encoded by the coding sequence ATGAACTGCACTGATCAGCCTGCCGTTGCCGAGGTTCCCATCAAGGACTCTTTGGTGACGGATGGGGAGTTATTGAAACGGTTTGCCGAACATCGCGATCAGCAGGCGTTCGCAGATCTGGTCGGACAACACGGTCCCATGGTCTTTGGAGTGTGTCGTCGCATCCTGCGGAATCATCACGATGCCGAAGATGCCTTTCAGGCGACCTTCGTTGTTCTCGCCCGCAAAGCCAGTTCAATTGCGCGGCCGGCCCTGCTTGCGAATTGGTTGTATGTGGTCGCTCACCATGTTTCGACAAAGGCGCATGCCGTGGTTGCTCGAAGGAGTGTGCAGGTGAAACCAATATCGGACCTTCCTGAACCAGCGACTGTGGAATCCGAATCCTGGATCGAACTGGCACCCGTTCTTGATCAGGAACTCCGCCGCCTGGCCGAAAAGTATCGCACGCCCCTGATTCTGTGTGACCTGGAAGGGTTGACGCGCAAAGAGGCCGCGCGGCAACTGGGATGGGCGGAAGGCACAGTCTCGACACGGTTGATGAAGGCGCGTGCTGTGCTGGAACAGCGGCTGACGCGGCAAGGCTATGCGCTGCCAGCAGGGACACTCGCCGTGCTGTTGTCGCAACAGTCCGCTTCGGCGGCAGTTCCTTCGTCGCTGGCGGCATCGACAATCGCGGCGGCCAGTGCGATATCGGCTGGACAGGCGGTGCCTACGGGGGTCATCTCGGCAAAGGCGACGGAGCTTTCCCGTCAAATGCTTACCACTTTGTTGTTGGGGAAGATCAAGGTTGCTCTGGGGATCATGGTTGTGGTTACGGCTGCCGCAACCGGAGTTAGCAAAGTCGTGTGGATGAAGGCTCCTGTGGTTGCGGTGGCCGCCGATGGGATTCCCGCGAACATTCGGGCGGCCCTTGAACAGAATGCGAACGCGATCAATCCGATTGGGATTCGCTATACGACCGAGATCCGCAGCCGACTGAGTCAGCGCGAGACATTGGAAAAGCTTCAGATCGCCGCGGACCGCGTGTCGCCAATTCTTTTCGCCAAGCGTCCCTATCGGACGATCGTCGAGGGCCAGAAATTTTACTCATCCGGAACCGAGGAGTCGTTGCCGCCGCGAAGTAATCGACTGATTGTCGCTTCTGAAGAGGGGAGCTTCGACGGAGCCGTGCTCTATGGCGGAAGGAAATACAAACGTCTCGGGGACAGCATGGGCGGCGATCTGCGGATGTACGGCTGGGAACGGCAGAAGAAGTCTCATCTGTCGATCCCGACTCATCTACGTGGGCCGTACTTTACGGGCACTCCCACATATTCTGGACTTTCGTTTTCTCGGAAGGCGGGTCAGCAGAGCGAGTTGACGGCCGAATCGGACATTCTTCGTCTGTTGCGAATGAAGGGGAAGGTTCAGTCGGTGGAGAATGTCTCGCTCGATGGGCGATCTCTCGTGAAGATCGAGCTGATTGTCGAGAACCAGACTCGGGACGAAGCGGAGTGGATCGATCTGCGTCAGTTGGAAGGGGACGATTCCGAAGAGCTGGCGACTCCGGACGAGCGACGTCGCACGGCGGAGATCCTGCGCTGGCAACGGAAGCTACCGGCTACCAAGCGGGTCGTTTACTTTCTCGATCCGGCTCTCAACTATGCGGTTCGGCGGCGCGAGGACTGGTATGACCCGCACACGCTGCTGATTCGTTGCGATTGTAGTGAGTTCGAAAAACTGTCCGATCACCCCGTCTGGCTTCCTCACCGTTGTGTGAGCGAGATTCATGAGTTGCAGACAAGGCTTTTTTATCAATGGGACCATTCTCGTTTGCTTGCACCGAAACGGACCTACCAGTTTGACGACTCATTCCTGACAGAAATTGTCGAGGTCACGGAGCTAACGACGACGCCGTTTCCTGCGGAACAGTTCGTGTTGAAGTATACAGAACCGGGCATCTACATTGAGGATCACACGCTTCCAGCAGGGGACAACAGACAATTCGGAGGAATCGGCTATCGAACAGGCCAGACCCCCGCAGAAACGGCGCTGAATCTGGCCCGTGCCACGGAGCAACAGACGAACGGCAAGCGCGCGCAGCGAACCCGTGATGAGTCATCACAGGCGGCCGGTGGCCGCGGATGGACGACTTGGCACTGGTTCGTCGTCGCGAATATATCTGTCTTGTTTCTGGTCACGGTGATCGCCGGTGTGCGCCGGTTTGTTCTACGAAAAGACTAA
- a CDS encoding DUF1559 domain-containing protein, giving the protein MFTRSAGIRRTAFTLVELLVVIAIIAVLIALLLPAVQQAREAARRTQCKNQLKQFGLAIHNYESSMTCLPPASVIVKLPSGAIWTIDASPFARLLPYFEQGNTYNMMNLNADYNDPTLFNKAAVGRVIPMFLCPSEPRVQPVDHAKYGRIGGNNYGFVMGDWYVWSGINGSAAGDPPTRSAFGVNLNRKWADFTDGMSNTLLMSEVKNYQPYVRDCGSLSQINSPNNIPSPDADPMTVAPEYSGAGCSLFDNAHTQWNEVAVHHIGVTTAWPPNKKTPGGPGNLYPDADLNSQRERIGGPTYAAITSRSHHVGGVHSLMADGGVRFVSSSINGQTWRALGTVGVGEIVGEF; this is encoded by the coding sequence ATGTTCACTCGCTCGGCGGGAATTCGGCGAACGGCATTTACGTTAGTCGAACTTCTGGTGGTGATCGCGATCATTGCCGTGTTAATTGCCCTCTTATTACCTGCGGTTCAACAGGCCCGTGAAGCGGCTCGTCGAACGCAATGCAAGAATCAGTTGAAGCAATTCGGCCTGGCGATTCACAACTATGAATCGTCGATGACATGCCTGCCCCCTGCCTCTGTGATCGTCAAACTGCCAAGTGGAGCGATCTGGACAATCGACGCAAGCCCCTTTGCTCGACTGCTTCCGTACTTCGAGCAGGGCAACACGTACAACATGATGAACTTGAATGCGGACTACAACGATCCCACCTTATTCAATAAGGCGGCCGTCGGACGTGTGATTCCGATGTTTTTGTGTCCGTCAGAACCCCGCGTTCAGCCGGTTGATCATGCGAAGTACGGCAGGATTGGCGGCAATAACTATGGTTTTGTGATGGGCGATTGGTACGTCTGGTCTGGCATCAATGGAAGTGCCGCAGGCGACCCACCCACGCGGTCGGCCTTCGGTGTCAATCTGAACCGGAAATGGGCTGATTTCACCGATGGAATGAGTAACACGTTGCTGATGTCCGAGGTCAAGAACTATCAGCCGTATGTCCGCGATTGTGGTTCGCTGTCGCAGATCAACTCGCCAAACAATATTCCGTCACCCGACGCCGATCCGATGACGGTTGCTCCTGAATACAGCGGGGCGGGATGTTCGCTGTTTGACAACGCACATACTCAATGGAATGAGGTCGCCGTGCATCACATTGGCGTCACGACGGCGTGGCCACCGAACAAGAAGACTCCTGGAGGCCCGGGCAATTTGTACCCCGATGCCGATTTGAATAGCCAGCGTGAACGAATCGGCGGGCCAACGTACGCCGCCATTACGTCCCGCAGTCACCACGTGGGTGGCGTGCATTCCCTGATGGCCGACGGCGGAGTACGCTTTGTCTCGTCGTCGATCAATGGGCAAACCTGGCGCGCCCTGGGAACCGTGGGCGTCGGCGAAATTGTTGGCGAATTCTGA
- a CDS encoding SH3 domain-containing protein has protein sequence MFHSFFQPGCAYRFHYPRHNYRHVPVATEVRRILVESVRDTLYEPIESMTISLNPFLQRGRWLITGTDLDKADRRSFYVEAMNEIQPLTRDDLQPLKGAEYVVIEQTHVTYKTTKLGDALQFRHERHSGTICAVLYHEPREIDLTQTDDPPFAFDF, from the coding sequence ATGTTTCACTCCTTCTTTCAGCCCGGTTGCGCCTATCGCTTTCACTACCCACGCCACAACTATCGTCACGTTCCCGTCGCGACCGAGGTGCGACGAATTCTGGTCGAATCGGTTCGCGATACACTCTACGAGCCAATCGAATCGATGACGATTTCGCTGAACCCCTTCTTGCAACGCGGGCGATGGCTGATCACTGGCACGGATCTCGACAAAGCCGATCGACGTTCGTTTTATGTCGAAGCGATGAACGAGATTCAGCCGCTGACCCGTGACGACCTTCAACCATTGAAGGGGGCCGAATACGTCGTCATCGAGCAAACGCATGTCACGTACAAAACGACGAAACTTGGCGACGCACTTCAGTTCCGTCATGAGCGCCATTCGGGAACTATCTGTGCCGTGCTGTATCACGAACCACGTGAGATTGATCTGACTCAAACGGATGATCCGCCTTTCGCTTTTGATTTTTAG
- a CDS encoding beta strand repeat-containing protein: protein MHVSLSRRSHRFGLSLQCLLWICFGLLAVVPWRHICGQEETVPSGGTQHVIDDDDDRLQDVQTSPSRTGLPPRTDLAPSATIWDTEPDAPSASEPRNRKRGLSSISPLTISVVRRPSQPAPTSPSIFRSQSPSLDAAGPQYPAPAYEMGPTAGPPTEDDSTSMGMFSDDRLTGRSGQAYGAQVRTSIITGPAIGREHPILPIELMPYAFADNNLFFADIRGFTDMSNGWGGNFGGGYRRYLPMFDRILGVNAYYDYDNTSGVLFREIGFGVESLGELYDVRANAYLPTGINSQTLGISNINGTQTFVGHNLQVDQLKQLANALQGFDAEIGFPLPGRIAKRHDVRAFGGGYWFEGPNVTSFGGWKARIQANVIPSVAINLQVSDDAQFHTNVVFGATWSFGGYRQPDEQRKTQFGRMTTPVQRQYNMVVGLTSTTLKGVTVIDPSTNNPYYFEHVSSSASGPVINGVVGDGTVEHPFKTLLDAQNAMTANGTGVVGDDIIFVHANSSFSGTQVALQEGVRVLGESSGVEHQVQTSGGLLNLPHPTQTNGLPSGAKPIFTNSPGNGVILANNSEFSGFQIGTPTSGPAGAGIVGNGISNALVRQTDVYSTGGEAVSLTGITGTVKFLGDTINDPTSNSTTVHISNTAATGNIIFSSDPLSTLTNPTTGAIINTPGVINNVVGIGGRALVIEGGAAGSIVNFTGSTTNDTTGNGVLVTNNAGSVGLGDLNIKNGLGIGLNILDNTGTIVGNGTFNIDNSLLDAINIQNTGASGQVVFSDPGTSGTGTAAAGINITNRNARGIYLNNNAGNVTFQTPVSISAQSSTLGLAAVEYQGSSGNATFGFTGTTARSLNITGGGPGIVIGTTALDGGGNAIDNTGRFLVSGDTSITNVSGVAIDIIDDKSTVIFNGASGTSRTLNISQRGDVGIRVRQNSGPVTFNGTTTISNENAIAVPAVDIRGNQNLTAGVTFNQLTVANPNGTGVNLGGIGADANPQNITINSLQITNATNSTNSAFDALRVNNVGQATAVDASGNALITGLRILAATAVNDPNLTAITATGGAAVNIQNSVIDVRLNQVTSTNSLTNGIILTNNQSFRVLSNPAFNDFMFQITGQPGSVVRNGGEISGANGTGIVISQTGNFAQTGGVSLNQITVDTNGNQGINASGLLQLSVSNSDISSNTHTGIFATDIPRIDIVTSNFSLNGTNTTDNAIHLRATKSLPFNRLLLGEYIWNVSNNNTTSAGQAAGFIGAAGSGDLVVVDSNGTTLKVQTSSTETQATPLVFTFVNNSIIAAAGTAANQTAGVAMNWKGFTTGSINANTVNLAGFNTAFKINNTDTTFLTGYNILGNTVTANNGGNIGLDVNNFGPTNLSIGTLLNSDGSNTQQTFTFFTPTTTVAANADTAMRFSVLNSTTLTSNISLTDNIISMTGQNTDRGILFTTLQAPATVTLSNNSININSLPNGSFPGQGIAFQSVLGTIQLQGNLSNSVTINNTNTVPNLAGVTAADWLLLSGNRTGRIFVNGLSFQ, encoded by the coding sequence ATGCACGTGTCGCTTTCCCGGCGTTCCCACCGATTTGGCTTGTCCTTGCAGTGTCTGCTTTGGATTTGCTTCGGCCTATTGGCCGTGGTTCCATGGCGGCACATCTGCGGCCAAGAAGAAACGGTTCCCTCTGGCGGTACGCAACATGTCATCGATGACGATGATGATCGCCTTCAGGACGTCCAAACCTCGCCATCTCGAACGGGTCTTCCCCCGCGAACAGATCTCGCACCGAGTGCGACCATCTGGGACACGGAGCCGGATGCACCTTCCGCATCGGAACCTCGAAATCGGAAACGAGGACTGTCGTCGATCTCGCCGTTGACCATTTCTGTGGTGCGACGGCCGTCACAGCCGGCCCCGACGTCGCCCTCGATCTTCCGCAGCCAATCGCCATCACTCGATGCTGCAGGGCCTCAGTATCCTGCTCCCGCCTATGAAATGGGTCCCACCGCAGGCCCCCCGACAGAAGACGACAGCACATCCATGGGGATGTTCAGTGACGACCGTCTGACGGGCCGATCGGGACAGGCCTATGGCGCTCAAGTTCGAACAAGCATCATCACGGGACCGGCCATCGGGCGTGAACATCCGATTCTTCCCATCGAATTGATGCCGTACGCATTCGCCGACAACAACCTGTTCTTCGCAGACATCCGCGGCTTTACCGACATGAGTAACGGCTGGGGCGGCAACTTCGGGGGGGGCTATCGTCGGTACCTTCCAATGTTTGATCGCATCCTAGGTGTCAACGCGTATTACGACTACGACAACACTAGCGGCGTCCTGTTCCGCGAAATCGGCTTCGGCGTTGAATCGCTGGGCGAACTCTATGACGTCCGGGCGAATGCCTATCTGCCGACCGGCATCAATTCGCAAACCCTAGGCATCAGCAACATCAACGGCACGCAGACCTTCGTGGGCCACAATCTGCAGGTTGACCAACTCAAACAACTCGCCAACGCGCTTCAGGGGTTCGATGCCGAAATCGGATTTCCCTTGCCCGGGCGCATCGCCAAACGCCACGACGTCAGAGCTTTCGGCGGCGGTTACTGGTTCGAAGGGCCGAATGTCACCAGCTTCGGCGGCTGGAAAGCACGCATTCAAGCGAATGTGATTCCCAGCGTTGCAATCAACCTGCAAGTCTCAGACGACGCTCAGTTTCATACCAACGTGGTGTTCGGAGCAACCTGGAGCTTTGGCGGTTACCGTCAGCCTGACGAACAACGCAAGACTCAGTTCGGCCGCATGACGACACCGGTTCAGCGTCAGTACAACATGGTCGTAGGCTTGACCTCGACAACGCTGAAGGGTGTCACGGTCATCGACCCCTCAACCAACAATCCCTATTACTTTGAACACGTCTCCAGCAGCGCGAGCGGCCCCGTGATCAACGGCGTCGTCGGTGACGGAACCGTCGAACACCCCTTCAAGACGTTGCTCGACGCTCAAAACGCAATGACCGCCAATGGGACGGGCGTGGTGGGCGATGACATCATCTTCGTCCATGCCAACAGCTCGTTTTCTGGTACGCAGGTCGCGCTGCAAGAGGGAGTCCGTGTACTGGGTGAGTCGTCAGGTGTTGAACATCAAGTTCAAACTTCGGGCGGACTGCTCAACTTGCCGCACCCAACACAAACCAACGGACTGCCATCAGGCGCAAAGCCCATCTTCACGAATTCGCCGGGTAATGGTGTCATTCTGGCGAACAACTCGGAATTCAGCGGGTTCCAGATTGGAACCCCCACATCCGGACCAGCGGGCGCCGGAATCGTCGGCAATGGCATCAGCAACGCCCTGGTCCGACAAACCGACGTCTATTCGACCGGGGGTGAGGCGGTTTCTCTGACCGGAATTACCGGGACCGTGAAGTTCCTGGGTGACACAATCAATGATCCAACTTCGAACTCAACGACCGTCCATATTTCGAATACTGCCGCCACCGGCAACATTATTTTCAGCTCGGATCCACTCAGTACGCTCACGAACCCCACGACGGGCGCCATTATCAACACCCCGGGTGTGATCAATAATGTCGTCGGAATCGGGGGACGTGCCCTGGTCATCGAAGGTGGCGCAGCAGGCAGTATTGTGAACTTTACAGGGTCGACCACGAACGACACGACCGGCAACGGCGTGCTCGTCACCAACAATGCAGGCTCCGTCGGACTTGGTGATCTGAACATCAAGAATGGCTTGGGAATCGGCCTGAACATTCTGGACAACACCGGCACCATCGTCGGCAACGGCACTTTCAACATTGATAACTCGCTGCTCGACGCCATCAACATTCAGAATACCGGCGCATCGGGCCAGGTCGTCTTCTCTGATCCTGGCACATCAGGCACGGGAACCGCCGCCGCTGGCATCAACATCACCAATCGCAACGCTCGTGGTATCTATCTGAATAACAATGCGGGGAATGTCACATTCCAGACTCCGGTCAGCATTTCTGCTCAGTCCAGTACCCTTGGACTGGCAGCCGTCGAATATCAGGGAAGCTCTGGAAACGCGACGTTCGGATTCACTGGGACCACCGCAAGATCACTTAACATTACCGGTGGCGGGCCCGGGATCGTCATCGGCACCACGGCTCTCGACGGCGGTGGAAATGCGATCGACAACACCGGACGCTTCCTGGTTTCTGGTGACACCTCGATCACAAACGTCAGCGGCGTCGCCATCGATATTATTGACGACAAGTCGACCGTGATATTCAACGGAGCGTCCGGCACATCAAGGACGTTGAACATCTCACAACGCGGCGATGTCGGTATTCGCGTCCGTCAGAACAGCGGTCCCGTCACCTTCAATGGGACGACAACCATCAGTAACGAGAATGCGATCGCCGTCCCCGCAGTGGACATTCGCGGCAACCAAAACTTGACGGCGGGCGTGACGTTTAACCAGTTGACCGTCGCCAATCCGAATGGCACAGGCGTCAACCTTGGTGGGATAGGCGCAGATGCGAACCCTCAAAACATCACCATCAACTCGTTGCAAATTACGAACGCGACCAACAGCACCAATAGTGCCTTCGACGCGCTGCGAGTCAACAACGTCGGTCAGGCGACAGCCGTCGACGCCTCTGGAAATGCCTTGATCACCGGCCTTAGAATCCTCGCCGCGACCGCGGTCAACGACCCGAACTTGACGGCGATCACCGCCACCGGCGGTGCGGCGGTCAATATTCAGAACTCGGTGATCGACGTGCGACTGAATCAGGTGACCAGCACCAATTCGCTAACCAACGGAATCATCCTGACCAACAACCAGTCGTTCCGAGTTCTCTCGAACCCGGCCTTCAACGACTTCATGTTCCAGATTACGGGCCAGCCTGGAAGCGTGGTGCGTAACGGCGGTGAAATCAGTGGAGCGAACGGAACGGGTATCGTAATTTCTCAAACCGGCAACTTTGCACAGACCGGTGGCGTCAGCTTGAATCAAATCACCGTCGATACCAACGGAAATCAGGGCATCAATGCCAGTGGGTTGCTCCAACTCTCGGTGTCGAACTCGGACATCAGCAGCAACACGCACACCGGCATCTTCGCCACCGACATCCCACGCATCGACATCGTGACATCGAACTTCTCGCTGAACGGAACCAACACGACGGACAACGCGATCCACTTGCGAGCCACGAAATCGCTGCCATTCAATCGACTACTGCTTGGCGAGTACATCTGGAACGTCTCGAACAACAATACGACATCCGCCGGGCAGGCCGCGGGCTTCATTGGGGCAGCCGGGTCTGGTGATCTCGTCGTCGTGGACAGCAATGGAACGACATTGAAAGTCCAAACATCATCGACCGAGACGCAAGCCACTCCGCTGGTGTTCACATTCGTCAACAACTCCATCATCGCCGCGGCGGGAACGGCCGCGAATCAGACGGCCGGTGTCGCCATGAACTGGAAGGGCTTCACGACCGGATCGATCAATGCAAACACCGTCAATCTGGCCGGTTTCAACACCGCATTCAAGATCAACAACACCGACACGACATTCCTGACAGGTTACAACATCCTGGGCAACACCGTCACAGCCAATAACGGCGGCAATATTGGTCTCGACGTCAACAATTTTGGCCCGACGAATCTGTCCATCGGCACTCTGTTGAACTCGGACGGATCGAACACACAACAGACGTTTACCTTCTTCACACCGACGACCACCGTCGCGGCGAATGCGGACACTGCAATGCGGTTCTCGGTCCTCAATTCGACGACGTTGACCTCGAACATCTCGCTCACGGACAACATCATCAGCATGACGGGTCAGAACACGGATCGAGGCATCCTGTTCACAACCCTGCAGGCCCCTGCAACGGTTACCCTGAGCAACAACTCCATCAATATCAACTCGTTGCCCAACGGTTCATTCCCTGGGCAAGGGATCGCTTTCCAATCGGTGCTCGGCACGATCCAGTTGCAGGGTAACCTGAGCAACTCAGTGACGATTAACAACACCAACACGGTCCCCAATCTTGCGGGTGTTACCGCGGCAGATTGGCTCTTGCTGAGTGGCAACCGAACGGGACGCATCTTCGTCAACGGCCTGTCATTCCAGTAG
- the miaA gene encoding tRNA (adenosine(37)-N6)-dimethylallyltransferase MiaA: MEFPVELLVKCWFLAGPTACGKTNASLLLAERIGAEIVALDSMTLYRGMDIGTAKATMDDRERVPHHLVDILDPQDEYSLADYLQSAAEACQGIIDRGRVPLFVGGTGLYLRGILRGVFEGPAADWELRHRLEEQSLREGPLALHRQLQQVDAKTALRLHPNDQRRVIRALEVFELTGQPLSELQDQGPRPLNERPAHVYWISPPRDWLYHRIDVRVEQMIAAGLIEEVDRLRRRTQSFSHTARQALGYKEVLDWFETDALRGNFRSPEDSALRPSGKALGDLVELIQTRTRQFAKRQHTWFRNLEECRPIERSEVESDHDVVDLILKEA; encoded by the coding sequence GTGGAATTTCCTGTCGAACTGCTGGTGAAATGTTGGTTTCTCGCTGGGCCGACGGCGTGCGGCAAGACGAATGCGTCGCTATTGCTGGCCGAGCGAATCGGTGCGGAAATCGTCGCGCTTGATTCGATGACGCTGTATCGCGGCATGGATATCGGCACCGCCAAAGCAACGATGGACGATCGTGAACGCGTTCCGCACCATCTGGTCGATATCCTCGATCCACAGGACGAATACAGTCTTGCGGATTACTTGCAGTCGGCGGCAGAAGCCTGTCAGGGAATCATTGACCGAGGGCGTGTCCCCCTGTTTGTGGGGGGGACCGGACTCTATTTGCGTGGAATCCTGCGAGGTGTCTTTGAGGGCCCGGCTGCCGATTGGGAACTTCGCCATCGGCTTGAAGAGCAGTCCCTGCGAGAGGGGCCGTTGGCGCTGCACCGTCAATTGCAGCAGGTCGATGCGAAGACGGCACTGCGGCTTCATCCGAACGACCAGCGGCGAGTGATCCGAGCGCTGGAAGTGTTCGAACTGACCGGGCAACCTCTTTCGGAACTCCAGGATCAGGGACCGCGGCCGCTCAATGAGCGGCCGGCGCATGTCTACTGGATTTCGCCACCGCGCGACTGGCTGTACCACAGAATCGATGTCCGCGTCGAGCAGATGATCGCGGCGGGATTGATCGAAGAAGTCGACCGACTTCGCCGCCGGACGCAATCGTTCAGCCATACGGCTCGACAAGCCCTGGGTTACAAAGAGGTTCTCGATTGGTTCGAGACGGACGCGTTACGAGGCAACTTCCGCTCGCCGGAGGATTCTGCATTGCGGCCGTCAGGAAAGGCTCTTGGCGACCTTGTGGAACTGATCCAGACAAGGACCCGACAATTTGCCAAACGCCAGCATACGTGGTTTCGAAACCTGGAAGAGTGTCGGCCGATTGAGCGCTCGGAAGTTGAGAGCGATCATGACGTCGTCGACTTGATTCTAAAAGAGGCTTGA